The following coding sequences lie in one Pontibacter sp. G13 genomic window:
- a CDS encoding NHLP leader peptide family RiPP precursor, which yields MDNSQLISQIIKRSWEDDSFKNALMANPEATIQETFGTTLDTKAGATIQVSDQTSPDHVYLNIPPKPDYDQLELTDEQLELVAGGEIVITTIIASVTSVLSVISIVTGTE from the coding sequence ATGGACAATTCTCAATTGATCAGTCAGATCATCAAACGCTCATGGGAGGATGACTCCTTCAAGAATGCATTGATGGCCAATCCCGAAGCCACCATCCAAGAGACCTTCGGCACGACACTCGATACTAAGGCAGGAGCCACCATTCAAGTATCCGATCAGACTAGCCCAGATCATGTGTATCTGAATATTCCCCCAAAGCCCGATTACGATCAACTTGAACTCACTGATGAGCAACTGGAATTAGTCGCTGGTGGAGAAATTGTGATTACCACAATCATTGCAAGTGTCACATCAGTCCTCTCCGTCATTTCTATTGTTACAGGCACAGAGTAA
- a CDS encoding type 2 lanthipeptide synthetase LanM family protein yields MNSIYTPSQPQSTSPIIKETIERLVNESTTPFERLHSDFESRGESGIQALIYRHHWVNALSSARDPQKLDRFMRFAGLSESDLDKMLSPVQMKAGASIPEWATVIGQVLAYDSSQFPAEAYLPDSDPIPFDTFYIPFLGVLRDAIGDRCKGQMDLLEPRVERLLIQAALERFSGAANTVLFSLFEQFMGGTDSAGNSEETEGDPTDIRYRQFISQITGTHLPNLLIQYPMMARIMGTVLQQAIAAFSQFIHRLAADHADIESLFEGARGMDRLTNITLDISDPHKGGEGVMILTFSNGFKLIYKPRCVKVGLAYNELCRWVNSQLSTQVKVLDILPRNEYGWIEYAPNDPCKDEAAVSRYYERAGILLGIVYLLDSTDFHAENIIASGEHPVLVDFETFLQPQLNIAKTGQAGLDTIADTVLRSALLPMVIPGGPVPNDSLSGFGSIEDGKITIILDKLVDKNTDRMRVEKMQRPHETTSNIPYIGETFKRLPAYEDDLLRGFQQCHQLFADHRDWLHSEASPLQEFRGLLIRFLFRPTQVYASILKNLLKPQYLSDATLYGIKLELMARAYLMREDAPIYWPILANERQAMLERDIPCFEFDSSSAHLILDSQDRITEYFQKSCMEYVAFKLDRMGQEDLDLQCLLIKKSIAGEFNRRSEAPAK; encoded by the coding sequence ATGAACTCGATCTATACCCCCTCCCAACCTCAATCCACTTCTCCTATAATAAAGGAGACCATTGAGAGATTGGTGAATGAATCTACCACACCATTCGAGCGACTTCATTCTGATTTTGAGTCTCGAGGGGAATCGGGTATACAGGCGTTGATTTATCGCCATCATTGGGTCAATGCCTTGAGTTCCGCTAGGGACCCGCAGAAGCTGGATCGTTTCATGAGATTTGCTGGATTGTCCGAGTCAGATCTGGACAAAATGCTGTCTCCTGTCCAAATGAAGGCAGGAGCCAGTATTCCTGAATGGGCGACTGTCATAGGACAGGTTCTGGCATATGACTCCTCACAGTTTCCAGCTGAAGCTTATCTCCCAGATTCGGACCCGATACCCTTTGACACCTTCTACATCCCATTTCTTGGGGTATTGAGAGATGCGATTGGCGATCGATGCAAGGGCCAAATGGATCTGTTGGAACCTCGGGTGGAAAGACTATTGATCCAAGCGGCTTTGGAACGGTTTTCTGGAGCTGCGAATACTGTTTTGTTTTCCCTGTTCGAGCAATTCATGGGAGGGACGGATTCCGCAGGGAATTCCGAGGAAACGGAGGGCGACCCCACAGATATCAGGTATCGCCAGTTTATATCCCAGATAACCGGGACGCATTTACCCAACCTCCTGATCCAATACCCGATGATGGCTAGGATCATGGGAACGGTCTTGCAGCAGGCCATAGCGGCCTTCTCGCAATTTATCCATCGGTTGGCCGCGGATCATGCAGATATCGAATCGTTGTTCGAAGGAGCTCGGGGAATGGATCGATTGACAAATATCACACTGGATATTTCTGATCCACACAAAGGAGGCGAAGGCGTCATGATCTTGACCTTCTCGAATGGCTTCAAGCTGATCTACAAACCCCGATGTGTCAAAGTCGGGCTCGCCTACAACGAACTATGTAGATGGGTCAATTCCCAACTGTCGACGCAGGTCAAGGTGCTGGATATCCTCCCAAGAAATGAATATGGGTGGATAGAATATGCTCCAAACGATCCTTGCAAAGATGAGGCGGCAGTGAGCCGGTATTACGAGCGAGCGGGGATCTTGCTCGGCATCGTGTATCTCCTCGACAGTACTGACTTCCATGCTGAAAACATTATCGCATCAGGAGAGCATCCCGTACTTGTGGATTTTGAGACCTTCCTCCAACCCCAATTGAATATCGCCAAAACGGGCCAAGCCGGATTAGATACAATCGCCGATACGGTTCTGAGATCCGCTTTGCTCCCCATGGTCATCCCTGGAGGGCCAGTTCCCAATGATTCCCTGTCAGGATTTGGAAGTATCGAAGATGGCAAAATCACCATCATTCTCGACAAGCTGGTAGACAAAAATACCGATCGGATGCGTGTCGAAAAGATGCAGCGACCACATGAGACGACTTCCAATATTCCATACATCGGGGAAACCTTCAAGCGATTGCCCGCCTATGAGGATGATTTGCTAAGGGGGTTTCAGCAATGCCACCAACTGTTTGCCGACCATCGAGACTGGCTCCATTCAGAGGCAAGTCCCCTTCAGGAATTTCGGGGGTTATTGATCAGGTTCTTGTTTCGGCCCACACAGGTCTATGCGAGTATCCTGAAAAATCTCCTAAAGCCTCAATATCTGTCTGACGCCACCCTCTACGGAATCAAACTGGAGCTAATGGCTCGGGCCTATCTCATGCGTGAGGATGCCCCGATTTATTGGCCGATTCTAGCAAATGAACGACAGGCCATGCTCGAAAGGGACATCCCGTGCTTCGAATTTGACAGCAGTTCCGCCCATCTCATCCTCGATTCGCAAGACCGAATCACCGAATATTTCCAGAAAAGCTGCATGGAATATGTAGCCTTCAAATTGGATCGGATGGGTCAGGAGGACTTGGATCTCCAATGTCTCCTGATCAAAAAATCCATTGCAGGCGAATTCAATCGAAGATCCGAGGCACCTGCTAAATAG
- a CDS encoding NHLP leader peptide family RiPP precursor, with amino-acid sequence MDMTNNQKIAAKMFEKAWKDPEFKSDLIANPEATIRESFGLEFELPGGKELVVVDQSDDSKVFVNIPSEPDLDEVELTDEELELIAGGGGTPDLLAKGLKL; translated from the coding sequence ATGGACATGACCAACAATCAAAAAATTGCTGCCAAGATGTTTGAAAAGGCATGGAAAGATCCCGAGTTCAAATCGGATCTGATTGCCAATCCGGAAGCCACCATCCGAGAGTCATTTGGGCTGGAATTTGAATTGCCTGGAGGCAAGGAACTGGTTGTCGTGGATCAATCTGATGACTCAAAAGTATTTGTCAATATTCCCTCCGAACCTGATTTGGATGAAGTAGAGTTGACAGATGAGGAACTTGAACTCATCGCTGGAGGTGGTGGAACTCCTGATCTCTTGGCCAAAGGCCTGAAATTGTAA
- a CDS encoding ATP-binding protein — protein MRCFFGSKESDLKAVSRRFISPFFSEMCLSVWLALLICQLGYAQPSSKWMERIALKEGLPSNGSLDVIQDHRGYIWLATYNGVVRYDGYDFEVFRKGLSHESILPPVGRSFTSLLEARNGWIWMSTLGEGFCAFDPFREQFINFPNESPDGRSINHAHRVFMEDSEGRVWLAEQDETDQVHFKYIHPDCPVPVAFSQGFKFDARPIYGGVLLEAQDGSIWMHRSDEGVFRWKSGQAEFERVLDGSGEFLLSGYTINYLHPADGGIWIGTDSGLKWYDPYRASLGQLPPKLESEPAIQSGAITFVEQDSVGNLWIGSETAGIFKYSPTSDLVSHFPVFQDHPSHPSIIVRPIASNREEIWFVSDTREFQVFPREFWCYRFSTGKLIAYGSDFNRTSNETVTAFSDFMVDRSGGIWVADILGTQREHQLPGRLDIWTVGMSGRVDLQTDSVIQVQADSAGNVWVMGHEAIFVFDDTLSSFRRYSPKVNRTLVFHTFLEDSKGNLWIGSNLGLWRYLPQSNEWSLEISAGSGQSGVDPLFVDDKGWMWYQHTMASYGRNFGISLGAISTQSLAIVVGQNSPTAQSLDGQFFTDGLKDSQGRLWISTLSGLFLLNKDQKQFLPFPSQSLSSCELTSELVHFLFEDKQGGLFAATYDEGLNRWDQGESCFTNWREVYGMEIVMCALEDEKGMKWLGTNRGEGLFKMGAEGEILGIYGPENGLAGHEVSVMAIDSAGGLWIPSVNGIARFDPQKEHATIYGEAYGIAAYTPDTHNEQYRNMLVDSQGNIWYNTYDQVVRIIPRQIQQEDSVAPATLIEAIRLGNQWLSSPDSQFLDTHISLQKDLELPYNYRNISFRFIGLHFGHSENNLYRFRMSGMEEEWSEPSSIRHARYAGIPPGNYSFQVQSCNADGFWDQAGTAIRIRILPPWWMTYWAYGGYSLIALLCILLGFYWFSKEQTAKLIRQAQELEDERRRTEQLRELDQLKDQFLANTSHELRTPLNGIIGLSEGIYERSDKPADMNDLALVISSGKRLHHLVDELLDFSKLKQGELTISQASVDLTCEVELAFQMSKPLVRDKAIDMHMHFPEDFPAVWSDPLRLQQILINLIGNAVKFTEQGSISVTGSVSGDWVKVQVVDTGIGISSDKQGRIFEAFKQADGSTVRKYGGTGLGLSITRQLVELHGGQIGVESQLGAGSTFWFTLPVSRSTDPVVNVMDLEKDRVIPLPEIDTPLDQVETIEMAGSSGSDRDSSNLFRILIVDDEPVNLHVMKSHLSMGGFELVFAEDGQAALDLLESTHSFDLVLLDVMMPNMSGYEVCRRIRMQHLPSELPIIMVTAKNQVNDLVTGLSKGANDYLAKPFSKKELLARIKTHLELNQIFHIADRFIPNEFIRSLGHERLTDVKLGDAVAREVSVMFSDIRSYTSLAESMTPEDVFAFVMGYTARMGPVIQRNQGFVNQYLGDGIMAIFQDQVDDALAAMVEMQEVLRAYNLERASKDRVPIAVGMGLHSGPLIMGIIGDKTRSDAATISDTVNTAARMEGLTKVFGANILISGESYRNMRNPEFYTFRYLGKTSVKGKQSLVELYECVDGDPSLVREKKQQTHHEFAKAIACFYTRQYPGAIRLLTELIEENPEDRVAQYFLKRAQTHVAQVIS, from the coding sequence ATGAGATGTTTTTTTGGCTCGAAAGAAAGTGACCTCAAAGCCGTTAGCAGACGCTTCATCAGTCCGTTTTTTTCGGAGATGTGCCTGAGTGTTTGGTTGGCGTTGTTGATCTGCCAGTTGGGATATGCTCAACCTTCCTCTAAATGGATGGAGCGGATAGCCTTGAAAGAGGGGCTCCCATCCAATGGTTCACTAGACGTGATCCAAGATCATAGGGGGTATATTTGGCTGGCGACATACAATGGCGTGGTGAGATATGATGGGTATGATTTTGAGGTCTTCAGGAAAGGATTGTCCCACGAATCCATATTGCCTCCGGTAGGCCGATCATTCACTTCGCTATTGGAAGCTCGCAATGGTTGGATTTGGATGAGTACGTTAGGGGAAGGTTTCTGTGCATTCGATCCTTTCCGTGAACAGTTCATCAACTTTCCCAATGAGTCGCCAGATGGACGGTCCATTAACCATGCACATCGAGTGTTCATGGAAGATTCGGAGGGTAGAGTTTGGCTCGCCGAGCAAGATGAGACCGATCAAGTACATTTCAAGTATATCCATCCTGATTGTCCAGTTCCTGTTGCCTTTTCCCAAGGCTTTAAGTTCGATGCACGTCCGATCTATGGTGGGGTATTGCTGGAAGCCCAAGATGGCTCAATCTGGATGCATCGTTCGGATGAAGGGGTGTTTCGCTGGAAATCAGGACAAGCCGAATTTGAGAGAGTCCTTGATGGTTCAGGAGAATTTTTATTGAGTGGGTATACAATCAACTATCTGCATCCAGCCGATGGAGGTATATGGATTGGGACAGATTCAGGATTAAAATGGTATGATCCCTATCGCGCTTCTTTGGGGCAGCTTCCCCCGAAGCTCGAATCTGAACCGGCGATTCAATCAGGCGCTATCACATTCGTTGAGCAAGATTCCGTGGGTAACCTCTGGATAGGTTCAGAGACTGCAGGAATTTTCAAATATTCACCTACCTCGGACCTCGTTTCCCATTTTCCCGTTTTCCAAGATCATCCATCACACCCTTCGATCATCGTAAGACCCATCGCATCCAATCGTGAGGAAATTTGGTTTGTCTCCGATACACGAGAGTTCCAAGTATTTCCTCGTGAATTCTGGTGCTATCGCTTTTCTACCGGGAAACTTATTGCCTATGGATCGGATTTCAATCGAACATCCAATGAGACCGTCACGGCATTTTCCGATTTCATGGTGGACCGATCTGGGGGGATTTGGGTAGCAGACATTTTGGGCACACAACGCGAGCACCAATTGCCCGGAAGATTGGATATCTGGACAGTAGGCATGTCAGGACGAGTAGATCTCCAGACAGATTCGGTCATCCAAGTGCAGGCGGATTCGGCAGGGAATGTCTGGGTAATGGGCCATGAGGCAATCTTCGTATTTGACGATACGCTTTCCTCCTTCCGCAGGTATTCCCCAAAAGTTAATCGGACCTTGGTTTTCCATACCTTCCTCGAAGACTCCAAAGGAAATCTATGGATAGGGTCCAATTTGGGCCTATGGCGATATCTTCCCCAATCCAATGAATGGAGCCTTGAGATTTCGGCAGGCTCAGGGCAATCTGGGGTAGATCCATTGTTTGTTGATGACAAAGGTTGGATGTGGTATCAACATACGATGGCCTCCTATGGAAGAAACTTCGGAATAAGCCTAGGAGCTATTTCCACACAATCATTGGCTATTGTAGTAGGCCAAAATTCCCCCACAGCGCAATCGCTTGATGGGCAATTCTTTACCGATGGGCTCAAAGATTCACAAGGCCGATTGTGGATCTCCACGTTAAGTGGATTATTTCTCCTGAACAAGGATCAAAAGCAATTCTTGCCCTTCCCTTCCCAGTCCTTATCTAGTTGTGAGTTGACGAGTGAGCTGGTTCATTTCCTGTTTGAGGATAAGCAAGGAGGCCTTTTCGCGGCGACGTATGACGAGGGATTGAACCGATGGGACCAAGGAGAGTCCTGCTTCACGAATTGGCGGGAGGTTTATGGAATGGAAATCGTCATGTGTGCTCTGGAGGATGAAAAGGGGATGAAGTGGCTGGGCACCAATCGTGGGGAAGGCCTGTTCAAAATGGGAGCAGAAGGGGAAATACTCGGAATTTATGGGCCCGAAAATGGGTTGGCTGGACATGAAGTTTCAGTGATGGCCATCGACTCAGCAGGAGGCCTTTGGATTCCCTCTGTAAATGGTATTGCACGATTTGACCCCCAAAAAGAACACGCAACCATTTACGGGGAAGCCTATGGGATTGCTGCATACACTCCTGATACTCACAATGAGCAATACCGCAACATGCTCGTCGATTCTCAGGGGAATATCTGGTACAATACCTATGATCAGGTGGTGCGGATCATTCCCCGACAGATTCAGCAAGAAGATTCTGTTGCACCTGCTACTTTGATCGAAGCGATCAGACTAGGAAATCAGTGGTTGAGTTCCCCTGACTCACAATTTCTGGATACTCATATCTCTCTTCAAAAGGACCTTGAGCTTCCTTATAATTACCGGAATATTTCATTCCGCTTCATTGGATTGCATTTTGGGCATTCCGAAAACAATTTATATCGTTTCCGAATGTCGGGGATGGAAGAGGAGTGGAGCGAACCTTCCTCGATTCGACATGCGAGGTACGCAGGAATACCACCAGGGAATTATTCCTTCCAAGTTCAATCTTGCAATGCAGATGGCTTCTGGGATCAGGCGGGAACCGCCATTCGCATTCGGATTCTTCCCCCTTGGTGGATGACCTACTGGGCCTATGGGGGATATTCGTTGATTGCTCTGCTGTGCATTCTATTGGGGTTCTATTGGTTTTCCAAAGAGCAGACAGCCAAGCTCATCCGTCAGGCTCAAGAGTTGGAAGATGAGCGGCGTAGAACCGAGCAGCTTCGAGAATTGGACCAGTTGAAGGATCAATTTTTGGCCAATACCTCTCATGAATTACGGACTCCACTGAATGGAATTATTGGGTTATCTGAGGGTATTTACGAGCGTTCCGACAAGCCTGCGGATATGAATGATCTGGCGCTGGTGATTTCCTCGGGAAAGCGATTGCATCATTTGGTGGATGAATTGCTCGATTTTTCCAAGTTAAAACAGGGAGAACTGACGATTTCTCAAGCTTCTGTGGATTTAACCTGCGAGGTAGAATTGGCCTTTCAAATGAGTAAACCTTTGGTTCGAGACAAGGCCATTGACATGCACATGCACTTTCCCGAGGATTTTCCAGCTGTTTGGTCCGACCCACTCAGGCTACAGCAGATCCTCATTAATCTGATCGGGAATGCCGTGAAATTCACCGAACAAGGAAGTATTTCAGTGACTGGATCTGTTTCTGGGGATTGGGTAAAAGTTCAAGTGGTCGATACGGGAATCGGGATTTCCTCAGACAAGCAAGGTCGAATATTCGAAGCATTTAAGCAGGCAGACGGATCTACTGTCCGAAAATATGGAGGCACTGGTCTTGGGTTGTCTATCACTCGCCAATTGGTGGAACTTCATGGCGGTCAGATCGGAGTTGAAAGCCAGTTGGGGGCTGGAAGTACATTTTGGTTTACCCTCCCTGTTTCAAGGAGTACAGACCCGGTTGTCAATGTCATGGATTTGGAAAAGGATCGTGTTATTCCTTTGCCAGAGATTGACACTCCATTGGACCAAGTCGAGACTATTGAAATGGCGGGCTCATCCGGTTCCGATCGGGACTCCTCCAATCTGTTTAGGATATTGATCGTGGACGATGAACCGGTCAATTTGCATGTGATGAAGAGTCATCTAAGCATGGGAGGCTTTGAATTGGTGTTTGCCGAGGATGGTCAAGCTGCATTGGATCTGCTGGAAAGCACTCATTCGTTTGATCTTGTGCTATTGGATGTCATGATGCCGAATATGTCTGGATATGAAGTTTGCCGGCGGATTCGCATGCAGCATTTACCTTCAGAATTACCCATCATCATGGTTACGGCCAAGAATCAGGTGAATGATTTGGTCACAGGTCTTAGCAAGGGAGCTAATGACTATCTGGCTAAGCCTTTCTCCAAAAAAGAACTGCTTGCCAGAATCAAAACCCATCTAGAATTGAACCAAATCTTCCACATCGCGGACCGATTCATCCCCAATGAATTCATCCGATCTCTCGGTCATGAGCGACTGACTGATGTCAAACTTGGAGATGCAGTTGCTCGGGAAGTAAGCGTCATGTTTTCCGATATCAGAAGCTACACTTCCTTGGCTGAATCAATGACGCCAGAGGATGTTTTCGCCTTTGTCATGGGATATACCGCTAGGATGGGGCCTGTAATTCAGCGTAATCAAGGATTTGTCAATCAATATTTAGGGGATGGGATCATGGCGATCTTTCAGGATCAAGTGGATGATGCCTTAGCTGCCATGGTGGAAATGCAGGAAGTACTTCGTGCTTACAACTTGGAGCGAGCGTCCAAGGATCGAGTGCCAATTGCTGTGGGAATGGGGCTTCATTCGGGGCCACTGATCATGGGGATTATAGGGGACAAAACTCGATCCGACGCAGCTACGATCTCAGACACGGTCAATACTGCCGCTAGAATGGAAGGCCTGACCAAGGTCTTTGGTGCCAATATTCTGATCAGCGGGGAATCCTATCGAAACATGCGGAATCCAGAATTCTACACCTTTCGGTATCTGGGCAAGACCTCGGTGAAGGGCAAGCAGTCTTTGGTGGAATTGTATGAATGTGTCGATGGAGATCCAAGTCTGGTCCGGGAGAAAAAGCAACAAACCCATCATGAATTCGCCAAGGCAATCGCATGTTTCTACACCCGACAATATCCCGGCGCAATCAGGTTGCTCACTGAACTCATCGAGGAAAACCCCGAGGATCGGGTCGCTCAGTATTTCCTGAAGCGAGCCCAAACCCATGTGGCACAGGTGATATCATGA
- a CDS encoding helix-turn-helix domain-containing protein, translated as MDYRSQSDLMDQLFAPTNSEASASQSQIFFQNVLQAFLHPLSRIIAYNHAIMDNRLGKANSNIQKASRIAVEQSNQLVQMVEETIGLSTCKMRKAQQEHRVIPAYLFFNRCYQQILKESSRRNIHLGFNNQLGKDTEIICNPEILNDIFQKLVERAIQLSPNYSQVIITIKEEELPSRVHILVEDASVDPAALSPSTSIKAMPDATAQLFIPILLQQYALILGGQITFRSLEGKGSLSSFEFPLAQRPLPNHSQTQQADPPPALSEPTQSESYHARGLIISYQEHTLQQIQSQLEPFSENLLARDCQEAFDLLNKYKRKIDFIILQGSIYHLDQFRLLKEIKSHLAWKKIPMLILGEKLKVSHHFRTTKLGADLFLPLPVDADTLNRHLHSLVHSANERSEWGTRKEESGKTMNTEDLQWLEKLEQLIEQNLSRSDFNLAELSYMMAISERQLFRKVKRLTGKTPNIYLRDQRMNTAKRLMESFKYRTVSEVSWAVGFKDSHYFSKVFNSYFQRYPADLLKEIYS; from the coding sequence ATGGATTACCGTTCCCAAAGTGATTTGATGGATCAGCTTTTTGCACCAACGAATTCAGAGGCTTCGGCTTCCCAATCCCAGATCTTTTTTCAGAATGTGCTTCAAGCCTTTCTACATCCCTTATCTCGAATCATTGCCTACAATCACGCCATTATGGACAATCGGTTGGGAAAGGCTAATTCGAATATTCAAAAAGCATCTAGGATTGCAGTTGAACAAAGCAACCAGTTGGTTCAAATGGTGGAAGAAACCATCGGGTTGTCTACCTGCAAAATGCGAAAAGCGCAGCAGGAGCACCGGGTAATTCCCGCATATTTATTCTTCAATAGATGTTACCAGCAGATTTTGAAGGAAAGCAGCAGGCGCAATATCCATCTAGGGTTCAACAATCAACTGGGTAAAGACACCGAAATCATCTGTAACCCGGAAATCCTAAACGACATTTTCCAGAAACTGGTAGAACGAGCGATCCAACTTTCGCCCAATTATAGCCAAGTCATTATCACGATCAAGGAGGAAGAATTGCCGAGTAGGGTCCATATCCTCGTGGAAGATGCTAGTGTAGATCCAGCCGCCCTCTCCCCTAGTACCTCGATCAAGGCCATGCCAGATGCCACCGCTCAACTTTTCATTCCGATATTGTTACAGCAATATGCGCTGATCCTCGGCGGACAAATCACATTTAGATCTTTAGAAGGCAAAGGCAGCCTTTCAAGCTTTGAGTTTCCCCTTGCACAGCGGCCACTTCCCAACCATTCTCAAACCCAGCAGGCCGATCCCCCCCCAGCTCTTTCCGAGCCCACTCAGTCAGAATCATACCATGCTCGTGGATTGATCATATCTTATCAGGAACACACCCTTCAGCAAATCCAATCTCAATTAGAGCCCTTTTCCGAAAATTTGCTGGCTCGGGATTGCCAAGAAGCCTTCGACTTGCTGAATAAATACAAACGCAAAATTGATTTCATCATCTTGCAAGGCTCTATCTATCACCTAGACCAATTTCGATTACTCAAGGAGATCAAATCGCACCTTGCCTGGAAAAAAATCCCGATGCTTATTTTGGGAGAGAAGCTGAAAGTGTCCCATCATTTCAGAACCACCAAATTGGGCGCCGACCTTTTCTTGCCATTGCCGGTAGATGCAGATACGCTCAACAGGCATTTACATTCACTCGTGCATTCTGCAAATGAACGCAGTGAATGGGGAACTCGAAAAGAAGAGAGTGGGAAAACCATGAATACCGAGGATCTTCAATGGCTCGAAAAGCTTGAGCAATTGATTGAGCAAAATCTATCCAGAAGCGATTTCAACTTAGCCGAACTGTCCTACATGATGGCCATCAGCGAGCGCCAGCTATTCCGAAAAGTGAAACGCCTAACAGGAAAAACACCCAATATCTATTTGAGGGATCAGCGGATGAATACCGCAAAACGCCTGATGGAGAGTTTTAAGTACCGAACTGTTTCTGAGGTGTCTTGGGCAGTCGGGTTCAAGGATTCTCATTATTTCTCCAAAGTATTCAACTCCTATTTCCAGCGGTATCCAGCCGATCTTCTGAAAGAAATTTACTCATGA